CGGCTGCGGCATGCCTGGGGCGTTCACGCCGTGTACGTGACCACGGTCAAGCCCGGTGTGGTTGAGCTGCGGCTGGTCGGCTTCGATGTGCTGCGGCAGGTGCGGATGCCGCGCAAGGTGGACGCCAAGTTCCTTCAGGTGCCGGTGGCCCTGCGGGAGGACGCCATGCCGTTCATACGCAACTACCGGACCGTGCCCCACCAACTCACCCTCGGCGCAACGCTGTCGGGCAAGTCCATGTATCTGCGGCACCTGATCGCCGGACTCGCCCCTCAGCCGGTCGCCCTGGTCGGGATCGACTGCAAGCGTGGAGTGGAGCTGGCGCCGTTCGCCTCCCGCCTCTCCGCGCTGGCGACCGAACCGGAGCAGGCAGCAGAGCTGCTGCCCGTGCTCGTGAAGGAAATGGAGGACCGTTACGACCTGATCAAGGCTCGGCAAGGCATCGCCCCGGACACCCCGGCCGAAGAGATCACCTCCGACATCTGGGGACTGCCCGAGTCCGAACGCCCCGTTCCCATCGTGCTGTTCGTGGACGAGGTAGCTGAACTCTTCCTCGTCGCCACCAGGAAGGACGAGGAACGGCGGGACGAGATGGTCACCCAGCTCATCCGGCTCGCCCAGCTCGGCCGCGCGGCGGGCATCTACCTTGAGGTCTGCGGGCAGCGTTTCGGCGCCGAGCTGGGCAAGGGCGCGACCATGCTGCGGGCCCAGTTGACCGGCCGCGTCTGCCACCGGGTGAACGACGAGGCTTCCGCGAAGATGGCGCTCGGCGACATCGCACCCGAAGCGGTCATGGCCGCCTGCGCCATCGCCCCCGAACGGCCCGGCCTCGCCGTGGCAGGTGACACCTCGGGTGGCTGGTCACGCTTCCGGACGCCGTACCTGTCACTCGGAGACGCCGCCGAGACCTGCCGCGAATACGCCCACCAGGTGCCGGACCTGCCCGTGCTCAAGCCCTTCCAGCCCGAGGTGACGGTACGGCCGGTGGAGTCCCTGGCCCCGGTCATCGAACCGCGCCCGGCAACCGGCTGACCTCCTCCACCAACCCCGGTCGGCGTGACCGCCTCACGCCAAGTCCCTACCCCTCGCTTGCCTGAATCCGGAAGGAGCCGCATCATGCGCGCCCAACTGGCCCGCGTGGACGCGGTGCTCATCCAAGCTGTCATCGCTGCCGCACTGTCCTTCGCTCACCTACACGACATCGCCTCGGCGGCCGGGCAGGACGGATGGAAAGCCTGGGCCTACCCGATCAGCGTCGACCTGTTGCTCGTCGCCGCCTGGCGTCGCCTGCGGTCCGGGGAGGCGAAAGCGGCCGGGTGGTGCTGGTTCGTCATCGCGCTCACTGCCTCACTCGGAGCCAACGTCGCCACCGCCGGCCTGCTCGACATGAACCAGGTCCCGGCCTGGCTGCGCATCCTCGTGGCGGGCTGGCCTGCGGTCGCCTTCCTCGGCGGCACGCTGCTCGCGCACTCGGCACCGACGACGGTCGACCACGCCGCCGAACCCGCCACGGACGACGAGGTTCACGACCAGGCCGAGGAACGCGAACTCCCTCCCGAGTCGCCTGCATACCCGGCCGCCGAGCACGCCCCGCCCCAGGAACCGGTCAACGAACCGGAACCGCCTGAACGTCCCGTCCTGCCCGTTCCGGCCGCCCTCGTCGCGCACGCCCGCAAGGTCGCCGCCGAACACCACACCCGCACCGGAGCACCCATCGACACCCCG
The genomic region above belongs to Streptomyces coeruleorubidus and contains:
- a CDS encoding FtsK/SpoIIIE domain-containing protein, with translation MTDLTTLLEVGGPVAALGGGAAYARAKHPGLYWSTFGLPISTARLLSSYGSVMEACGLTVAPSRLRMLAVKATTRREVRPVPPRRGIIRPTSTGLRLRLRLAPGQEPADVAASTERLRHAWGVHAVYVTTVKPGVVELRLVGFDVLRQVRMPRKVDAKFLQVPVALREDAMPFIRNYRTVPHQLTLGATLSGKSMYLRHLIAGLAPQPVALVGIDCKRGVELAPFASRLSALATEPEQAAELLPVLVKEMEDRYDLIKARQGIAPDTPAEEITSDIWGLPESERPVPIVLFVDEVAELFLVATRKDEERRDEMVTQLIRLAQLGRAAGIYLEVCGQRFGAELGKGATMLRAQLTGRVCHRVNDEASAKMALGDIAPEAVMAACAIAPERPGLAVAGDTSGGWSRFRTPYLSLGDAAETCREYAHQVPDLPVLKPFQPEVTVRPVESLAPVIEPRPATG
- a CDS encoding DUF2637 domain-containing protein encodes the protein MRAQLARVDAVLIQAVIAAALSFAHLHDIASAAGQDGWKAWAYPISVDLLLVAAWRRLRSGEAKAAGWCWFVIALTASLGANVATAGLLDMNQVPAWLRILVAGWPAVAFLGGTLLAHSAPTTVDHAAEPATDDEVHDQAEERELPPESPAYPAAEHAPPQEPVNEPEPPERPVLPVPAALVAHARKVAAEHHTRTGAPIDTPTLRARLGVPAPMAEAIATHL